A genomic stretch from Helianthus annuus cultivar XRQ/B chromosome 1, HanXRQr2.0-SUNRISE, whole genome shotgun sequence includes:
- the LOC110872606 gene encoding E3 ubiquitin-protein ligase BIG BROTHER, with product MDGNGNGNGNGNRQLEVHYINSGFPYNVNDGFMDFFNGVPHQPAHYAHSGPIHDQENAYWQMNMNSYKYGLPAHGSIPYYDPYEVHNYLPRVDMNRSAWEYPVMMNVTEPASVDVQQSAENSVSNMQVIPEECSPNDDSASSSPVVWQDDIDPDNMTYEELLDLGEAIGTESRGLSEDLINSLPTTRYKSGGFFLRKKSGERCVICQMRYKRGDKQINLPCKHVYHTECGSKWLSINKTCPICNVEVLGEESNQH from the exons ATGGATGGGAATGGGAACGGGAATGGGAATGGGAATCGACAACTGGAGGTCCATTACATAAACTCAGGATTCCCGTACAACGTCAATGATGGCTTCATGGACTTCTTTAATGGGGTTCCACACCAACCCGCACATTATGCTCATTCGGGACCCATCCATGATCAG GAAAATGCATATTGGCAGATGAATATGAATTCGTACAAATACGGATTACCGGCTCATGGAAGTATACCTTATTATGATCCATATGAGGTTCATAATTATTTACCAAGAGTGGATATGAATCGAAGCGCATGGGAATATCCTGTAATGATGAATGTCACAGAACCAGCTTCTGTCGATGTGCAGCAATCTGCTGAGAATTCGGTGTCAAACATGCAAGTTATTCCCGAAGAAT GTAGTCCAAACGATGACAGTGCTTCTAGTTCTCCG GTTGTTTGGCAGGATGATATCGATCCAGACAATATGACATACGAG GAATTACTTGATTTAGGCGAGGCTATTGGGACCGAGAGCCGGGGTCTTTCTGAAGATCTTATTAATTCACTTCCAACTACAAGATATAAGTCGGGCGGtttctttttgagaaaaaaatcTGGAGAGAG GTGTGTGATTTGTCAAATGAGGTATAAGAGAGGGGACAAGCAAATCAATTTGCCATGCAAGCATGTTTATCATACCGAGTGTGGCTCCAAATGGCTCAGTATCAACAAG ACGTGTCCTATTTGCAATGTGGAAGTGCTCGGGGAGGAATCAAATCAACATTAA